The sequence below is a genomic window from Nostoc flagelliforme CCNUN1.
AAATCCCAGAACTAACTGTGAGAGAACATAGCCAAGTAATAAACCAGTGAGTAAGAGAATAAATGTGCCGACAGCAATAACTACTTGATTCCCCATATATCCTCTTCTTCGTCCTCAAGTCCTGGTCTGGATACTGCCACTGGCTGAGGGTTCCAGGGGGCAACTAACGGTAAAAGTAGCAATCCAGGTAAGGCTGCTGCTAGGGTTAGCAAGAAAAATGAGGGCCAGCCTGTAGCCTTAGCCCAATCTCCGGCAGGAGCTGAAAGAACATCTCTACTAATAGCCATTAAGCTAGAGAATAAAGCGAACTGAGTAGTTGTAAAGCGGTGGTTACAAAGGTTCATTAGAAATGCAACTGTAGCAACTGTGACTAATCCAGCACTGAAGTTTTCGATGTTCACTGCTAACACTAAAAGCGAATAATCTTTGCCAGCAACCGCTAACGCATAATAACCCAAGTTACTAAATAATTGCAGTATGCCAAATATCCATAGACTGCGATTGAGGTTAATTCTAGTCATAATAACGCCACCGACTAATACGCCGACTGTCGTCGCTAGAAAGCCCATTCCAGCTTGAATTGCCCCAATTTCAGTTTTAGTAAAACTGATTTCCCGCAAAAATAAATTCGCTGTGATTCCCACCAAAGAATCACCTAGCTTATATAGGACAATAAAAACTAGGATGACGCTAGCTTGAGGAAGCCCAAATCGGTGAAAAAATTCCTTGAATGGTAGGAAAATTGCTTCTTGTAAATTTTGGGGCGGACTATCTTCTCTTACCTCACCTAATAACTCTGTCGGTAATAACAAAGACGTGACTATCCAGGCTAATATCAAAGTTGCTAATAGCCAATAAAATATAGTTAGGGAGATAAAGCCGACAAATACACCTCCGATTAATCCAACTACTAACACAGTTATAAATAGCAGAAAAATGACATCTTTAAAAGATAGAGGCGCAGCTTTTTGTATGTTGTCGCGGATCTTTGGTTCCGCAGGTGCCCATAAAGTTGTCAGTATACTCCCTGCCATTAAAGCTGCCATGAGTAAGTAAACACCATTCCAAGGGATATGATCTGCTAAAACCAGAGCTAAGGAACTGGTAATAAACAGGGCTAAACGATAGCCTAGAACCCAAACTGATGCACCTGTTTTGGCTTCTATGGGATTTAAAATGTCTGTGCGGTAGGCATCGCCGGCAATGTCTTGAGTGGAACTTAAAAAAGTGATGATCAGACAGTTGATTGCCAGAACTTGTAGTACTTGATCATTTTGGGCAGGCTGTTGTAATGCTAGAAGTGCGATCGCTAATGCTAATCCCAGTTGCGTGATTACTAGCCAACCCCGCCTTCCTCCCAGAACTGGCGGTATAAATCTATCTAATAAAGGAGACCATAAGAATTTCAGGGAGTAAGGCAAAGCCAGCAGACCAAATAAAGTAATTTTCCCTATATCAACCTTGGCATCTTGCATCCACAACTGCAACGTTCTACTTGTTAAAAACAAGGGCAACCCAGATGCAAAACCTAGCAATAACAAAGCACCCATCTTACGACTTTGGACGGCTTGTCGCAGTGCTTGCATTTCTCTCATTGTTTAAACATTCCTTAACACCTTTGATTAATTTCATTTAAGAATGCATGTTATCGGACGCAGCAAGCACCTATCATACAAATGCAGGAATTATAAAGCTGTGCGCTTTGCGTAAAATTGGTATTAGCCAATTGCAGTTATCTTGCCACACCTGCTATACCATCTCATGCATATACGCCAGTTTGCACCAAATCTTCTTGGCTGATATGCTCATCAAGAATGCTTGGAAAGTCTTAGCTTTTTTTTAACTGTCCTGAATTGGATAAACCTGATGCCCTCTGATTTCTACTCTGTGTGTGGCGAGGCATTTTTCCCAACCTTCACGCGTACCAATGTCGCTTTTTTGGTTAAGCAGCCCTAATTCCTGTTCTTGTTGGGTGAGTTTAGCAAATTCTTCGTAACGAGGGTAGTTGTTGGTAACAAATGTTTCCTTACGGTGCAAAATCGGCGGATTTGCCCTAGTTTCATAATCTCGATGAGTGACGAATAGGGTTTTTAAATCAATACCGATGCTGGCTTTTAACACGGGATGAGGATCAGTGTCGAATTCGGGGTAAGACAGATAGGATATTTGCGGCTTATTGGTGTGATATTTGATTAATGTAGCTTCATCGACACGCCCAATGGTACGGCTAGCGCAACCTTCACAAATTCGTAGTACGGGGTCAAGTGCTGCTAATGCGGAAACATGGACGTAAAGCGCACCACGCGTATGTTTACCAATTTTGCTTTTTTCGCACGCAGTTTGAATCACCCCAGGTTTGCCTAAGCTGAAAAGCTTTTGGTCGGCGACTTGACAAGCTTCCTCATAGCTACTAAAAAAGGCTTTGATATCGTGGCGCATTTCTGGCGCTAACTTTTGCCATGCAGGACGTTTATCAAAGTGGGTGAGGGCGAGATAAACTTGGATATCCAGAGAACGACGGTAAGCGATCGCATCCCATTCAGCCTCATCAGTAGCTTGCAAAACTACACCAAAGGCGCGGCGAAAGTTACCAAATTCGCTGAGTAATTCCTGTTCATTTTCCAATTCGCCTTTAACAGGTAGTCTACCGCGCTTGGTAAAAAAAGCCATGAGTGGTTGCAGCTGTTCTTGATAGTCTTCAAACCGCTTTGTGGGGATGCGGACTCGCGGTGTAGAGGTGGTAGAAAAGAAGCGGATAGCTTTGTAACTTTCTTTTTCCGCCTCATCTCGAAAAACAAAGTAAACCCCTAGTGCGATCGGTACTGCATCGACATTTAAGACTTCATCAATATAGGTTTTGAGTTCTTCTTGTTCGTAATATTTCTGAAAAGTATTGCGGCGCGTCACAATGCCATCATTGTAAGCAAGTTGGGTTTTGCTGGGAGCGTTAATCAGTATTTGAGCCGCGACAATTAAAACTTTCTCGGTGAGTTCCCAAGCTTGGATCAAGCTTTGACGGCGTTCTTCTGAGTCTTCAATAACGTTGAGGACGTAACCCAAATTGACCACATCGGCGGGGATGCGTGGTACATCGGGATGGTAGTAAGGGTCCCAGCCTGCGCTGGTGTAACCTAAGTTTTTTACTCGCTGGACATCGCCACCGTAGCCGCAACCGTAGTCAAAAAAAGTGGTGTCTTGAGTTAGGATTGCCCATTCTATTGCCAATCGCACGGGGCGAGATATGTCAGTGCGAGCGATCGCAGCTCTATGACGCTCAATTTCTAGCGCTTCAGGCATAATATTAGTTGTCAGTTAACAGTGAACAGTTAACAGTCAACTAATATCCTTTCAATTTTTAACCGCCAGTTCAATTAAATCTTCAATTTTCTTGATATTTGGATCGCCTGCTAAGTAACCAATACCGCGATGCAAATGTAAGCGAAATTGGATAGCGAGGGTTTCTTTGTCGGTGGGATAACCGTCGTTGTGACAGCGTTGCTTGAGAGCGAGGAGGAGTATATCAGACATTTCGCCGCCAAAGACGCGCCAACTCATTTCGACGTTGCTATCCTGGGGAATTGGGACGGGTGAGGGTGCGGTCGCTTCTGCGAGAGAACGACAAAACGCCCAACGGCATAGGATATTCCATTGGTCGATTTTGGTGCTGCGCTTAAGTTTGGTAAGTTGGTCTTTGGCTGTTTGGGAGAGACGAATACGTTCTATTGGTGATTCCATAAATTTTAAATTGCGATCGCTCAATTTTTTAACAATATCTACTACCAAAAATATCCTGGTTTGATAGTAGTTTGGCGGGTGGAGGAGTCATATTTGAGCAGGTATTCACGAGCGATCACTTCGTTTTCGCGCAGTGTTTCCACTTCTTTCTTTCCAATCTCAGTATCCGTAGATAACAAAATTACTTGATGGCTGGCGGATGGAAAGTAACGTTCAACTAAGTTGCTGCGATGGGAGGAGTCTAATCTACCTAGTGGCGTATCGATTGCTACTGGTAGGCGGTGTCCAGAGACTTTGGCTAAACCCCAGAGGAATGCGATCGCTAGTAGTTGTTTTTCGCCAGCAGAGAGGCGATGTTTAGGGACAGGCTTACCATTTAAATCGTAAAGCAAAAGGCTAAAAGTCTTAGTGTCAATCGTGATGCGATGTACTAAGTCTGATTTATGGAGAAGATAAAGAAAGCAATTTTTAACTTCCTCCTCTAATTTATTGAGTTTCCGCAGGGTTAATTTTTCACGAAAAATCTTGAGTGTGTTTTGAACTTTAGCCGCAGAGGTAATAATATGTTCACTATTTTTATGTTTAATATTCTCTACGGTATAATCACTTAATTCTCTTTTTGACTTGGCAATAATAGTTTCTAATTCAGCTAAACGACGGCAGATTGTTTCGTAATTTGCTTTAGCTTCAACAACTTGATTTTGTGCCGCTTCTAGTGCTTGACGCAGCTTTGTATAATCTTCTGGTGCTGCTGCTGTTTGCACTTGTCTTTCCAGAGTGTGAATTTCTTCTTCTTTATTTTTGAGAATAGTTAATTTCTCTTTTGCAGAAAGTTTAGATTTTTGTAAATGATATAGGAGATTATCTAGCTGACTTAAAGTATCATCATCAGCTAATAACCAAGGTGCTTCTATCTGGATATTTTTTGTATATAAACTATCTACATCTTGGTTTAAAAATGATTGAATTTTTTCAACTTGTATCGGAGACATGTCTACTTGATTTAGCCAAGTTAGTAAACGCTGATCTCGCTCAATTAACAAATCTTTAGAAATTTGTACCTGTTGATGGCGAAATTCCTTTTCTCCCTGTGCTTGCGCCTGATTAAGTAAATTAGGAATTAATGCCAGAGGTAAAACATCAGCCGCTAATTCACACATGGACTGACGGACTTGTTCAATTTTCGCAGTTTTTGTATTCTGTTGTAGTTCTAGTTGATTGCGTTCGGCTGCAATCTTCCCACCTTCAGAAATGAATTTATCAAAGGCTGCTTGCTGCTTTTGTTCTAACTCTTCTACCTGATTTTTGATAATTTCTACTTTCTCTTCTGTTGTTTGATAATCTTCTTGCTGTTGGGTTAACCTAGTTTCAATTTCCTCTAGATTTGCTAAATCCTTACTATTACCAACTTCTTTAAGTTTACGGTTAACTAAAATATCTAAATCAACTGCTAAACGATCTGCTAATTCTAGCCCTAAAAGTCCGCGTATCGCGTCTACTACAACTGGTGGTGGTGTTTCCTGTTCTGCAAGTTCTTTAACCTGTTCACCATCAAAGAGAAATAAGTTAGAAATACCTAATGGCAAGAGATTCTCAATATACTCATCCCAAATATTAACTAAAGCATCAGGCCAGGTATCACTGTCGCCTAAAATACCTAATGTATCTTTACCGTCTTTAGGATTTTTTGTCCAACTACGGACAACACGGTATTTTATTGGTTTGTCGTTTTCAATATGTTCAAAAAGTAATTCAATCCGCGTGTCTGCAACTGGATCTATTTTGTTATTAACACATTGATTGAGAAAATCGCTATAACTCAAATTACCACGGGTAGAACATTGGGCACGAGCGCCATAAAGAGCGAGACGAATGGCATCCATCAGCGTAGTTTTTCCGCCGCCATTCATCCCACCTAATAAGATAATTGGGTGTGAGTTTTCCTCATCAATTTTTGGGTTAAGATTGATTACCTGTTTCCCAATGTAGGGGCCAAAGTTTTGTAGAACCAGTTCCAGAAATATCATTGATTTTTAAGATTATTAAATACCGAGGAAAGAAATACCGGGCGAATGGAATGAGAGTGTTGGACAATTTACGAGGGGTTAAACCCTCATTCCTAAAACCTCGGTTTTGTGTTACTTTCCCACCCTGCAATAAATTGATTGTTCATAGTTAAACTGCGTTGAAATGCACTAAAATTCAAGAAATTAAGATGGATTATCGCTGATGGATTAGACTCCCTATCAATTCGCCAACAATCTCATTCCATTCGCTCTGTACTAAATTATTCTATTTTTATGAATCTTCCTTTTTAAATTTCATACTTGCCCAAGTTACCTGTTCATCACTTTCGTTTTCACCTTCATCGACTTCATTGATTGCTGCAACATCACCCAAAGTCATTTGCTTAACTTTTGCAACATCACCTTGACTAACTGCTTCGCTTAACTCGCGTTTCAAACGAGCATTTTTAATCGCGTCTTCTGGAGAACGGGAACTCGTATTAAAACATTTTTCTAGGGTTTCGTATATCCCTACGCGACGAGTCTTTTTGCGATACTGGCGTTCTGTGTCTAACAATTTCGCCATGAGTTCCAAGTGCATCGCGTCACCTTCACAGATTTCTTCTAATACTATCCATTCATCACGGCCTAGTAGGCTATAGTCAGCACCGGGACGGGGATCTTGAAAGTCTTCGCCAGTCACTTCTTGATAAATCCGGGGTAAGCTATCATCAAATTCGTGTTTTTCTTCTAGCCAAATGCGACGAATTTCGCTCATTTCTTCTAGGGTAATTAGGGTGATGTCGCGTATATTTTCTGGCGCTGTACAACGGATTTTTGTTTGCGCTTCTAATAATCGTCTGAGCCAATGCTCCCGCCAATATTTTGTATAGGGGCCGTGAATTGGTTCAATAGAGGTTTCACCATCTACATGACGTTCAAAAAGTTGGACTTCTCCCCAGATACGACGGAAGTCTCTTTTATCGCGGTCATCTCTATTATCTAATTCATTGCGGATATCTAATAAAGGCTGCATCCATTCTTTCTCTTCATCATTTTGAATCATTGCCTCCATTGATTTATCTTTACTAACAATTGTGCAAACCCAGCAGCCAAATCGAGAATCACCACAGCTAGCAGTAGAAGTATCAACAACTAGAGGACATTCATTATCTGCTGTAGCACCTCGATACATGGTGAACAAGTCTTTGTTGCTATATTCCCAAGGATTTTGCCACTGATTTAGGTAAATCCAAACTTCATCAGTACGCCAATCTTCGATGGGGCTATAAATTAAAGAATTAGGTAAGCTTGCACTATGGTAAAGCAGGGATGTGGGTGAACTTGAATCAGAAATAAGACGATCTTTTAGGCTACCTGCTTGATGTTTTTCCATTGAGATAGCACGTTTAACGCTTTCAGCTTTGCGCGTACCTAAAACAAGAATAACTTCCCCATTTACTCTAACCACATCACGGATAAAGTGGTTAGAAGGATGAATTTTTAGACGGTCTGTACACCAACGAAATTTTCCTCGCGGTGTTGGATAACCTTTACCAATCAAGCTTACCCAGAATGTCTCTTTGATTTCTGGGTGTAATAAATGTGGTTCAATGGGCATTTTCTGTTCTTGAGCAGCAACCTTCATCCTTTCTAAGGATTTGCGTACCCAAACAGAGACTACAGGGTTTTCTACTAGTGTGTCAGTTGTAATAACATGAATAGTCTTTTTTCGCTTTTCAACTGGTAGTGCTGCGATCGCATTCCAGATAAGCTGTAAAGTAGCAGTACTGTCTTTTCCGCCCGAATAGCCTACCACCCAAGGTATCTCATCTAAACAATACAATTCTTGAATTTCAGTGGTGAGAGCTTGGATATAGTCCACTAACTCTGCTACAGTACGTGTTTGCTGACCTTTATTTTCTGCTTGTTGTGCTGTAGTCATTTCTCCTTCTCTCT
It includes:
- a CDS encoding AmpG family muropeptide MFS transporter, with protein sequence MREMQALRQAVQSRKMGALLLLGFASGLPLFLTSRTLQLWMQDAKVDIGKITLFGLLALPYSLKFLWSPLLDRFIPPVLGGRRGWLVITQLGLALAIALLALQQPAQNDQVLQVLAINCLIITFLSSTQDIAGDAYRTDILNPIEAKTGASVWVLGYRLALFITSSLALVLADHIPWNGVYLLMAALMAGSILTTLWAPAEPKIRDNIQKAAPLSFKDVIFLLFITVLVVGLIGGVFVGFISLTIFYWLLATLILAWIVTSLLLPTELLGEVREDSPPQNLQEAIFLPFKEFFHRFGLPQASVILVFIVLYKLGDSLVGITANLFLREISFTKTEIGAIQAGMGFLATTVGVLVGGVIMTRINLNRSLWIFGILQLFSNLGYYALAVAGKDYSLLVLAVNIENFSAGLVTVATVAFLMNLCNHRFTTTQFALFSSLMAISRDVLSAPAGDWAKATGWPSFFLLTLAAALPGLLLLPLVAPWNPQPVAVSRPGLEDEEEDIWGIK
- a CDS encoding DNA phosphorothioation-associated putative methyltransferase, translating into MPEALEIERHRAAIARTDISRPVRLAIEWAILTQDTTFFDYGCGYGGDVQRVKNLGYTSAGWDPYYHPDVPRIPADVVNLGYVLNVIEDSEERRQSLIQAWELTEKVLIVAAQILINAPSKTQLAYNDGIVTRRNTFQKYYEQEELKTYIDEVLNVDAVPIALGVYFVFRDEAEKESYKAIRFFSTTSTPRVRIPTKRFEDYQEQLQPLMAFFTKRGRLPVKGELENEQELLSEFGNFRRAFGVVLQATDEAEWDAIAYRRSLDIQVYLALTHFDKRPAWQKLAPEMRHDIKAFFSSYEEACQVADQKLFSLGKPGVIQTACEKSKIGKHTRGALYVHVSALAALDPVLRICEGCASRTIGRVDEATLIKYHTNKPQISYLSYPEFDTDPHPVLKASIGIDLKTLFVTHRDYETRANPPILHRKETFVTNNYPRYEEFAKLTQQEQELGLLNQKSDIGTREGWEKCLATHRVEIRGHQVYPIQDS
- the dndE gene encoding DNA sulfur modification protein DndE; the protein is MESPIERIRLSQTAKDQLTKLKRSTKIDQWNILCRWAFCRSLAEATAPSPVPIPQDSNVEMSWRVFGGEMSDILLLALKQRCHNDGYPTDKETLAIQFRLHLHRGIGYLAGDPNIKKIEDLIELAVKN
- the dndD gene encoding DNA sulfur modification protein DndD, whose translation is MIFLELVLQNFGPYIGKQVINLNPKIDEENSHPIILLGGMNGGGKTTLMDAIRLALYGARAQCSTRGNLSYSDFLNQCVNNKIDPVADTRIELLFEHIENDKPIKYRVVRSWTKNPKDGKDTLGILGDSDTWPDALVNIWDEYIENLLPLGISNLFLFDGEQVKELAEQETPPPVVVDAIRGLLGLELADRLAVDLDILVNRKLKEVGNSKDLANLEEIETRLTQQQEDYQTTEEKVEIIKNQVEELEQKQQAAFDKFISEGGKIAAERNQLELQQNTKTAKIEQVRQSMCELAADVLPLALIPNLLNQAQAQGEKEFRHQQVQISKDLLIERDQRLLTWLNQVDMSPIQVEKIQSFLNQDVDSLYTKNIQIEAPWLLADDDTLSQLDNLLYHLQKSKLSAKEKLTILKNKEEEIHTLERQVQTAAAPEDYTKLRQALEAAQNQVVEAKANYETICRRLAELETIIAKSKRELSDYTVENIKHKNSEHIITSAAKVQNTLKIFREKLTLRKLNKLEEEVKNCFLYLLHKSDLVHRITIDTKTFSLLLYDLNGKPVPKHRLSAGEKQLLAIAFLWGLAKVSGHRLPVAIDTPLGRLDSSHRSNLVERYFPSASHQVILLSTDTEIGKKEVETLRENEVIAREYLLKYDSSTRQTTIKPGYFW
- the dndC gene encoding DNA phosphorothioation system sulfurtransferase DndC translates to MTTAQQAENKGQQTRTVAELVDYIQALTTEIQELYCLDEIPWVVGYSGGKDSTATLQLIWNAIAALPVEKRKKTIHVITTDTLVENPVVSVWVRKSLERMKVAAQEQKMPIEPHLLHPEIKETFWVSLIGKGYPTPRGKFRWCTDRLKIHPSNHFIRDVVRVNGEVILVLGTRKAESVKRAISMEKHQAGSLKDRLISDSSSPTSLLYHSASLPNSLIYSPIEDWRTDEVWIYLNQWQNPWEYSNKDLFTMYRGATADNECPLVVDTSTASCGDSRFGCWVCTIVSKDKSMEAMIQNDEEKEWMQPLLDIRNELDNRDDRDKRDFRRIWGEVQLFERHVDGETSIEPIHGPYTKYWREHWLRRLLEAQTKIRCTAPENIRDITLITLEEMSEIRRIWLEEKHEFDDSLPRIYQEVTGEDFQDPRPGADYSLLGRDEWIVLEEICEGDAMHLELMAKLLDTERQYRKKTRRVGIYETLEKCFNTSSRSPEDAIKNARLKRELSEAVSQGDVAKVKQMTLGDVAAINEVDEGENESDEQVTWASMKFKKEDS